In a genomic window of Helianthus annuus cultivar XRQ/B chromosome 10, HanXRQr2.0-SUNRISE, whole genome shotgun sequence:
- the LOC110882747 gene encoding glutamate receptor 2.8 encodes MVSQPTNNSAANETNGASNYTHLIDNVGEILWPVQPWYASRSSRRNLAGSSKKRMKVLFPAHSLFRQFVSVDCDPVKKEYVFGGFEFHAVAGDVTITSKRHEHAHFTQPFTESGLEMIVPARSRLSNQPWLFLKPFTVKMWWITVAITLYNGFVIWFIERNHNKDLQGNIITQIGIILWLAFSTLFTLRGDKMHSNLSRMAVIVWLFVALIITQSYTASLVSMLTAQRLEPTITSFEMLRDMNAAIGYCNGSFINEYLVNVLKFKNFSIKSYNSTDGYAEGLNSGEIKAIFLEVPAAKVFLAQYCKSFIRTGETFKVGGFGFAFHKKFERLSAANEALMNVSESGLLKELEDKHLISEKCVDEESSPDEKGRLNLHSFWILFVLTVGHQQLLLSSTSS; translated from the exons ATGGTTTCCCAACCAACGAATAATTCCGCTGCAAATGAGACCAATGGAGCAAGTAATTACACTCATTTGATAGATAATGTCGGAGAGATTCTGTGGCCGGTGCAGCCATGGTATGCTAGTAGAAGTAGCAGGCGGAATTTGGCTGGAAGTTCAAAGAAAAGGATGAAGGTCCTTTTTCCTGCTCATTCTCTGTTCAGGCAATTCGTGAGCGTGGATTGTGATCCCGTGAAAAAAGAATATGTCTTCGGTGGATTT GAGTTTCATGCTGTAGCCGGTGATGTAACAATTACATCAAAAAGACACGAACATGCACATTTTACACAACCGTTCACGGAGTCAGGTTTGGAGATGATTGTACCTGCTCGATCTAGATTATCAAACCAGCCGTGGTTGTTCTTGAAGCCTTTCACTgtgaaaatgtggtggataacaGTAGCAATTACTCTATACAATGGCTTTGTTATTTGGTTTATTGAGAGAAACCACAACAAAGATCTTCAAGGAAACATCATTACCCAAATTGGAATCATCCTTTGGCTTGCATTCTCGACGCTCTTCACTTTGCGTG GTGATAAGATGCATAGTAATTTGTCAAGAATGGCGGTGATCGTATGGCTATTTGTGGCACTAATTATCACACAAAGCTACACGGCTAGCTTGGTAAGTATGCTCACGGCTCAAAGGCTTGAACCAACGATAACAAGCTTTGAGATGCTTAGAGACATGAATGCAGCCATAGGGTACTGCAATGGGTCATTTATAAACGAATATTTGGTGAATGTTTTAAAGTTTAAAAATTTTAGTATCAAGAGTTATAACTCGACCGATGGATACGCCGAGGGCCTTAATAGTGGCGAAATTAAAGCTATCTTTCTTGAGGTTCCTGCAGCTAAAGTCTTTCTGGCTCAGTATTGTAAGAGTTTTATCAGAACCGGAGAGACATTCAAAGTTGGAGGTTTCGGATTT GCATTTCATAAGAAGTTTGAAAGACTTTCAGCAGCCAACGAAGCATTAATGAACGTATCAGAAAGTGGGTTACTCAAAGAACTTGAGGACAAACATCTTATCTCTGAGAAGTGTGTGGATGAAGAATCTTCACCTGATGAAAAAGGGAGGCTTAACCTTCACAGCTTTTGGATACTATTCGTGCTAACCGTAGGACATCAACAGTTGCTCTTGTCATCTACATCGTCATGA